CCTGCCCGCGGGCCGCCCGCGTCTCGGCGGCGACCTCGTCCAGCGCCGTCAACCGGGCCGCGTTGCCCGGGTGGTCGTACACCTCGGGGATCGGCTTGGCCGGGTTGTCGTAGGCACCGGACAGCAGTGGCGTGTACGCCCACAGATCCATCCCGTGCTCCGCCGCATAGTCGGCCTGCTCGTCGCTGAGCACCCCGAAGCGGTGCACCACCCCGGGCGGCAGCGTGCCCGGCCGCGGACGCAGGTACGTGGCGTTGAGCTGCATCGCGTCGAACGGCCGGACACCGATCGCCCGGGCGTGCGCACGTCCCCGCTCGACCAGCCAGGCCGGGTGGTTGGAGACCCCGAACCGGTCGGCGGCCAGCCCGGCCAGCGCGCCGACGGTGTCCTCGATCGGGGTGGACCGGTCCTCCTGGTGCAGCCAGAGCAGGTCGACCCGGTCGACGCCGAGCCGCTCCAGGCTGCCGGCGAACGCGGCTCGCACCGCCTCCGGCGACAACCCCGCCCGGCCGTCCGGCCACGAACCGGGGCGCAGCGGCTCGGCGCCCAGCTTGGTGGCGATCCGGACCCGCTCGCGGACACCCGGGCGGGCGGCGAGCCACCGGCCGAGGACCCGCTCGCTGTCGCCGCCGAATCCGGTGTCGCTGGCCCAGAACGAGTAGCAGTCGGCGGTGTCGATCCACACGCCACCGCGCTCGACGAACCGGTCGAGCAGCGCGAACGAGGTCTCCTCGTCGACGCCGGTGCCGAACATCATCGCCCCGAGCACGAGCGGGCAGTACGTCTTGTCGATCATGTCCTACACCCTGGCACCTGGAGCGCGCTCCAGGTCAAGCCCGCTCAACGCGGCCGGAACAGGTAGTTGTTCGCGTGGGCGCACACCCGCTCGGCCGGCACCCAGCCCCGCTGCCAGGTGTACATCGTGTATCCACGGGCGCGCAGCCACGCCACCACGTCGTCGGGGAGTAGTCGTACCGTACGGTGTGCCGGGCCTCGATCTCGATGAACATCGCCGGCCGGAACCGTGCCACCGTCTCCGGCGCCCCGTGCAGCACGTGCAGTTCCCCGCCCTCCACATCGATCTTCACGAAGTCCAGCCGCTCCAGTCCCGCCTCCGCGACCAGCGCGTCGACGGTGCTGACCTCGACGACCACGTCCTCGTGCCGGGCGAACTCGTCGTTGGAACCGAGCCCGTGACTCTGCCAGCCGAGGAAGGATCTGCTGGTCGCCGGGCCGCTCGCCGTGTAGGGCACCCGCATCGCCGCCCGCCCCGGCTGCGCCCCGAGCGCGACCGCGTGATGCCGGACGTTCCCGCGCCGCCGCGCGCCCAGCACCCGCGACCAGAACGGATGCCCGAAACTCAGCGGCTCCACGCTGTGCACCAGCCCGTGCGGCCCGACCAGGTCGGACAGCGCCCGGCTGTAGAGTCCGGCCGCCGATCCGACGTCCAGGCACACGTCGCCCGGGCGGACCAACCCGCCGATCGTGTGCAGCTCGTTGTCCAGGTACCGGGTGTGGCGCGACAGGGTGCTCGCGACCGCGTTGATGATCGTCACGCCGACGACGGTAGGCGCCGGCCGGGCCCCGCGAATCGGCCCGCGGAACTAAGCCCCCGGGCTGACCAGCCCCATCTCGTACGCGATGATCACCAGCTGCACGCGGTCGCGGGCGTCGAGCTTGGTGAACAGCCGGGCCAGGTGTGCTTTCGCCGTCGCCGGGCTGATGTACAGCTCGGTGGCGATCTCGGCGTTCGACCGGCCGAGCCCGACCAGGGTGAGCACCTCGCGTTCGCGCTCGGTGATCCCGTCCGTCGACCGATAGACCGGCGCGGGCACGGCCGGGCGCCCGGCGAACTGGGCGATCAGCCGCCGGGTCACGCTCGGCGCGATCAGCGCGTCACCGCCCGCGACCACCCGCACCGCGTTCAGGATGTCGTCCAGCGCCATGTCCTTCACCAGGAAGCCGCTGGCTCCGGCGCGCAGCGCGGCGTACACGTACTCGTCGTCGTCGAACGTGGTCAGCACCAGCACCTTCGCCGGGTCGTCGCCGGTCAGGATGTGCCGGGTGGCCTCGATGCCGTCCATCACCGGCATCCGGATGTCCATCACCACCACGTCCGGCCGGTGCTCGCGGGCCAGCCGGATCGCCTCGGCGCCGTTACCGGCCTCGGCGACCACGGTCAGGTCCGTGGCGTCGTTGATCAGCACCCGCAGTCCGTTGCGGATCAGCGGCTGGTCATCCACGA
Above is a genomic segment from Actinoplanes ianthinogenes containing:
- a CDS encoding aldo/keto reductase, which gives rise to MIDKTYCPLVLGAMMFGTGVDEETSFALLDRFVERGGVWIDTADCYSFWASDTGFGGDSERVLGRWLAARPGVRERVRIATKLGAEPLRPGSWPDGRAGLSPEAVRAAFAGSLERLGVDRVDLLWLHQEDRSTPIEDTVGALAGLAADRFGVSNHPAWLVERGRAHARAIGVRPFDAMQLNATYLRPRPGTLPPGVVHRFGVLSDEQADYAAEHGMDLWAYTPLLSGAYDNPAKPIPEVYDHPGNAARLTALDEVAAETRAARGQVVLAWLLSRGIRPMLGGSKVHQLDSAFDGVALELSADQVRRLDAADHSAWADPYPKH
- a CDS encoding response regulator, whose product is MSVRVLLVDDQPLIRNGLRVLINDATDLTVVAEAGNGAEAIRLAREHRPDVVVMDIRMPVMDGIEATRHILTGDDPAKVLVLTTFDDDEYVYAALRAGASGFLVKDMALDDILNAVRVVAGGDALIAPSVTRRLIAQFAGRPAVPAPVYRSTDGITEREREVLTLVGLGRSNAEIATELYISPATAKAHLARLFTKLDARDRVQLVIIAYEMGLVSPGA
- a CDS encoding FkbM family methyltransferase is translated as MTIINAVASTLSRHTRYLDNELHTIGGLVRPGDVCLDVGSAAGLYSRALSDLVGPHGLVHSVEPLSFGHPFWSRVLGARRRGNVRHHAVALGAQPGRAAMRVPYTASGPATSRSFLGWQSHGLGSNDEFARHEDVVVEVSTVDALVAEAGLERLDFVKIDVEGGELHVLHGAPETVARFRPAMFIEIEARHTVRYDYSPTTWWRGCAPVDTRCTPGSGAGCRPSGCAPTRTTTCSGRVERA